From the genome of uncultured Bacteroides sp.:
TACATCTGTATTTCCTAACTGTCTATACTTCATAATTTATTCTATTTGTTGGTTGCAAAATTAAAGCAAACAGTAGTCATTAGTTTTACACTATTCAAATGAGAACTTATAACATTCAAACATTAACGGTTAAAGCAAGTTTTTTCGAACCTTACCGGGCGATTTTCCGGTATGTTTACGAAAGAAATTTGTAAAATATGAAGGGGTATCAAATCCTAATCCAAAGGCTATTTCGGATACCGTATAATTAGTATGCAGCAAAAGCTGGGTAGCCTCTCTTACTATTCTTTCAGAAATAAGCTCAGAAGTTGTCTTGCCTGTGGACTCTTTAACAGCTCTATTCAAATGATTTACATGGACGGAAAGTCTGTTAGCATATTCATTAGGTGTTTTCAATATCAAAGAGTTATCAGGCAGATTGGCTGGAAACTGCCGTTCAAGCAATTCAATAAATATTTCTGCAATACGTTCTGAGGCATTTCTATGAG
Proteins encoded in this window:
- a CDS encoding helix-turn-helix domain-containing protein is translated as SPLFKISGDKVFFLDEERYNAIDGIYHRMMEEINSDYSHKMDVLRCYLHLLIHEAMKMQPTNKYVAHRNASERIAEIFIELLERQFPANLPDNSLILKTPNEYANRLSVHVNHLNRAVKESTGKTTSELISERIVREATQLLLHTNYTVSEIAFGLGFDTPSYFTNFFRKHTGKSPGKVRKNLL